Genomic DNA from Magnolia sinica isolate HGM2019 chromosome 4, MsV1, whole genome shotgun sequence:
AATTAATGGAGATCTGCCCAATTTAAGGATGTCATCTTGAGGGAGGGAGGGTAATAGGCCGGCAGATGCATTAGCTAATTGGGGAGTACATTGGCTGTGGAATTCCCTTTTTAATTTTTCCTCCTTATTTTGCTCTGCCCCCTGTGCATGTGAAGTCCAAGGTTTTCTTAGACTCGCCGGGTTGTTTGATATTAGAGTTTAGTTTCTGCTTGTTCATTTTTAAGGTATGCACCCTTGTTGGCTGAGCATTCTTTTCCTAATTATTGAATTAAAGGCTGGAAGCACAGGCctgttctcaaaaaaaaaaaaaaaaagaggtcatCATGTGAAATTGATCATATTAATCTCTATGCTGTCTCCCCCTCTCCTTCCACATTTTGGCATTTCATTGGTGATGAGGATTCATCTCTAAATGTGCGATGCCTGGAGGCTTTAGCAGGATTGATGAAGGGATGGAGATTTCAAGCAAGCTGCTTCTTCTGTCTTTTCTTCTTGCTTCTGCTATGTTTTCTTCTTGCTTCTGCTATGTGTCAGAAGAACTCATTCTGTTTGTTGGATATGATGCAGGTTATAGATGTTTTACTGGACACCAACAGGACACCTAGAAAACCACAGTTTGTCATGGCGTCTGAGCTTCCATTGGTTCTTCAATCCTGTGAATTCAAAGGTCTCGATTTCATCTGCTCATCAGGTATCCTCAGAAATGCCTATTAAAGGAGATGCATCTGgtggtattcttttttttttttttcttcttcttctgtgggCATTGCCAATGCAGAACTCGGTGTCTCCAAACCATTCTTATGGAGGGAGCAGGCTCGCAGGCTCCAAATTGCACACAAATCACTTACCGGGTCATCAGGCTGTGCATTCCTGGCTTGTGGGCTGCTTCCTCATTATGAAAGCTAATTTGtaacaatttggtcatttccattTATTTGAACTAGTTATTCCAATTCAATTCAAtactgcatccaaatgcagcctacaTGTAAATTCCCTATAGCTAaggtctttttttaaaattttattattaaataGGTGCCAGGCGAACTTTGCATGAGCACCTTAAGAGTGAATTCCAAACTTGCATGCTGCAAGCCACCATCTTTGATGAGGCCCTGAGCAGCTTGCCTCCACCAGGTGCACAAGTCAATGATATTCTCGGATTGTGCTTTACTGTGTTGTGGATTGTTGATGCAATGATTCTTTAAATTGCAGGTGGTAGTCCCTTGGAACTCGGTGAGAAAAAACGAGCCCATGTTCCTCTCCTGTCACGTCCAACGGAGCGTGAGTCCCTTTTCCAAAATGAACTCCATGATTTCCAACATTAAAGACAATTTCACACTTTGATAAGACAACTTCTGTTTGGGTTATACCTAACTTGCATTTCTTCACCCTTTATGATTACGTTGTTATGTTGGCAAGCAAGGAATGAATGCATTCATTTTCACTCTGCTTTTGAACTATTTCCAGCTTCTTATGAGGAGCGACGTGCCAAATCGAGCGCGAGCTTTTCAACTTCACATGAGCTGATGAACGAAGTGATCTGAATCAAAGTCCATTGGGTGAAATTATTTTTCTCAAGCGAGATGCCGAACTGCACGAAAGTTTTTATCTTTGCATGTGTACCATCAAAAGGCTtgcgttatttatttatttatttattttaattatttgttCAAGATATTTATTGTTACGAGCACTTGGTTCATTTCCAGCTGTTGTGGAGCCTATTCAATGATTTCTACACGGATTTGAACCTTATACCATAGTTGTCAAGGGGTATCATCATGCGCACCCATATGGGCCCGGTTGTGACATGTGCATTACACGTGTCAAAGGTTGATTGTATTCTCCCACTCAAAATCCTTTTTGCCAACAAGACATGGAATGATTGTGGTGGGCCATCAGTGGTGTGACTAAAGCCATTTCTTTGGAGTGCCTTCCAATCAACTCCATTCACTATTATTATTCaaaagagaaaggaggaaaaaGCAAAAAACAACAACTCATTTGCGGTGATTGTAGCCATGAGCTGTGGATAACGTGCTTTCAACCCATGTCacctcttctgtttttttttttttcaatttgataATGCCCAAAATCCCCAACTGAAAATGGTTAAGGATAATTGAATACCCAATATACccccatcttttctttttttgtcccATCAGGGAAATGGATGCTATTACAATGGAgagagcggattgcgtactgagtaaactctatcggcccaactgtgatgtatgtgtcttatccacaccgtccatccatttttcaagctcattttacgAAATggccccaaaattgaagcatatccgaaactcaagtggaccacaccacgggaaacagtgggataatggtgtccaccgttgaaaaccttcctagagccacagtgatgtttatttgtcatccaacctgttcatagggtcacacgggcatggatgaatggaaaatataaatatcagcttgatacaaaacttacgtggcccgcCAAGCAGTTTTCGACGGTATGAATTCCCaccgtttcccatggtgtggtccacttgagattttgatatgcttcaatttcgggctcatgccttaaaatgagctggaaaaaaggatggacggcgtggataagacacatacaatacagtgggcccacagagttacCCAGTACACAATCCGCTCTCAAAACTGGAGAACCCTGCATCCGGCGGTCCTCATCTGGATTTTATGTCCATCGCCCCACCTGCATGGTCCATATCTTCTTTTGGGCGATTCACCAGGTGAAAGTACGCTGAATGGACGATATATGGCTGGCCACACAAGATGGATTACCCGCTTGTTGGGTGGGCCTACAGGTTTCCTTGTGCCGAAAGTTGGTGCTCCTGTGGACTATCAAACCAGggtacttttattattatttattatttttttaatacccatagatttatttatttattgttaacACCCATAGACGGTTCTACCGTTTAAAAGGGTGTGTCCAGTTGTGATGCAGCCCAGTCGTGGGGCCCGTGATTTGGTTATCCAGACCGTTGAAATGATTTGCCCCGCTATGGACTGGGGATGGCCAGATAAGGTTATCCATAACAGAAGATCCTGGCCGTGTAATCATTGCCTTTTCATGGGCaatagttttttgttttttttttacgtGAACTTTATATGTTACTTTTTAGGCcacttatcaaatgggccaggaTCTCCTAATCTCGGACATTATTGGGGCATCCTCCATCAACGGTAGGTCCCCTTATATCAACAAATATCTACAGTCTAGATTTCTGATAAACACGGTCGCTTTTTTGTGGAATTTTGCATACCGTGCGTGTCAATCTCGACCATTCAGTTGTGGGCCCATTGTCTAtggagaaaaatatgaaaattacaCTGACTGGACAATCCGACCGTTCACTTGGTGTCCATCGCATGGATGGTTAAGAAGGACCTACCCCATTGTGCAGAAGTACGATGGTCCGGTTGTCCAATCAGTAACTTTTGGGTATGGTCCATCGACATTGAGGCCTACGATGCGCACGGTCATGCCCGCAATGAACGGCGGATGTGAATGAGTTGCAATAACGTCGTGACAAACGCATATTATAGCGTTCGTCTTTTGAACTATAAAAAAGGGCGCCATTACAACTCTGCAACGGCGAAAAATTGATTACGCACCGTAtcaaaattaccaaaatacccactTGCTTTCTCTTGGATTCTTAATATTCGGAAAAATACGCAGAGCTGCACTGCACTCAGATGAAGCTACTCACTCATCCACCGTTCGTGTCAAATGTGCCAGTTTTGGACTGTCAAAATTGAATTGGCTtgcatatatgccacgtgtatggtggatggGTAGCTGCACCTAAGTAAGGTGCAGTTTGCTTGTCTGATGTTAACTTTCCGCAACTGACAAAAACCGAGGGAGCTGAAACCACGACAAATTTTCTAGAACTGACCATCAAACCTCACAAAATAACCTCAACGCCCTCAATGCATATACATGCTACGTGTACGGTAGATTGGTCATGCAAGATGATGGGTCTGTTCCAGGGTAATCTAGTCATTTAAACGTACTTCTTTCGGGactggattaggtgagaccctggatccacgaggtgggtgggaccctgactgtggagctcacagtgatgtacgtgccttaaatccacaccgtccaatctttttgaaagctaattttagggcacgacccaaaaatgaagcagaaccaaatcttatgtggacgatcccacatgaaacagtagtgattgaatccccaccattaaaaacttcatgggccaccagaatgtttattttccatctaacctgttgataaggtcaccaagatctggatgaagagagcacacaaatatcagcttgatctaaaacttttgtggtccacgatgagtttttaatggtcaattaccactgtttcctgtatcatggtccacctgagatcttgatctgcttcgttttttggatcacgccctaaaatgatatattaatacgtatggacggcgtggatgtagtcacatacatcacagtggtccccagGTCCCGCCCACGGTGGATCCGGGATCTTACCTAATCCtctcccacttttttttttctcttcttttcctcaACAGATGGTCGAATGTAGTCCTTCCTTTCCCCGCTGACATGCACGTGCAGTAAATCTGATCCGCTCAaaagttgggccccaccatgaagatcatctggCATGAAAATCAATTTGAGTCATAGCAGCGGCTGTCTATTGATTTAGATATTCCTTGTTCTTGATGAGCAGATCGGCCTAATTTCACACTAGTTCGATCTTTTAGTGGGGCCCGCATTTTGGACGGCTCTGATGTTCTGCACAGAATGGGAAAGAAGGGCCGCATATGATCATTCCTCATGGAGATACATGAGAAGGGCAGTTTAGTCATTACACATTATAAAACCGCAGATACGCACCACCTAGCGCCTTTAACCTCCAAACgccaaacaaaaacaaaaggaaaaaacaatTCTCAGGAAGTATAGAAAAAGggcaaaaactttgatactctgcgaGAGGGTGGTGGATGCTACGCAGGCACTTGAGAATTACTtataaattgcatacgtggcacacGAGAAGTCCAAATTGCCCAAATTACGGTCCTCATAtcgtgatccgaaatttagactTATTCGATTATTTGACTACTCGATTAgagaacatttattggacggttaaaaatgaaaagaatccATTGGTCCTATTCCAGCAAAAAATGTCCACGATCAGAGGTTATGATTggtcaaaaaatctgattttgagaccATGAGTTTCTGACATTGGGTTCGACAATTGAATCGGTTTAACTTGAGTTTATTCATGCCACGTGTAATGAGCGCCTGCGTATCAGGCGTCTGCCCGACTATCATATACTGCCACTATAAAATGCGGTTCCCGCGAGGGAAACTCGGCTCAAACGACGCGTTCTGGAAGACCGCTACCTTCCACTATCTTACGCCATCTCCTCTCCATTTCCCTCCACAACCATCTTTTATCCTGCGCACCCCCGCAGCTCTCTTTCGTTCTTAGATCTTCTTCCTCATCTGCATCTGCATCTGCAATATCAGACAGATGGAAGCAGCGCTGGATCTGATGCGGAGAATCTCACCGAACCATGCGGAAACGGCTCTCTCAGCTCTCCTAACTCTTCTCCCTCACCACTCCTCCAGTCTCCTCTCTCAAGTCGATCAGCCGCTCCAGGTGTGCCTTCCCCCCCTCTCTCGATCTGTGTCTTTTGTACCTCTGGAATGAGATTTTCTCTTCTTGCATCTCTCTTTTTCCCGCTCGATTTTGTTGTTGTTAGGGTTTCGATTTGTCTGATTTGAATTCGAGCTCCGGCGGTTGGTTTCCGTAGCTTGATTTTGTTATTCCTGTATCTTTCAGCTCCGACCAGTGTGAATAGGGATTTCTTTAGTTGTTCTCTGTCTATGGCCGAATCGATTGTTTAGAGCTTGCAGCCATTTCAGGAGCAGAGAAAAGtaatttgtgattttggtatATGTActtgtactagaatttctgaaAAAATGCAAACCCGGTCTCTCTTGTGTTGTATTGGAAGAAAGagccactccccccccccccccctacagtttttattttgaatttttaaatatcacttatTTATTGCTTTCTGCAtgaatgtttttttcttttcttttttgggagGTATAATATGATGCTTGAGCAGATGAGGTGGCATCTGTTGTTCGGACGAGCAGATTTATGGGTTCATCCCTGCCTTTTGTGATCTATATTCTTCATCGGGTGGACAAAAGCCATGCGCCAAAGACCTCCATGAAATGATCTGGGCTGTCTGAATTGTGTCCTGCAAATGGAGGGTTTGATCAGCGCCTGGCAGTCAACATTTGATAGGAAAAATGTCCATCAGGTGTTTGGATAAAGCTTTTCTAATGAGGGAAATTCATGGGGCGTGGCCCATTTGTTACATTTTCCACCAGATGAAAGCCCTGGGTCACTGAAAGCGGACCTATCTGTACAGGTTCCAGCTAAAGAAATGTGTTGAGTTTGTTTGAGCATTAATAATGTTGCTTAGTTCCTTCATTAGTTGATATTTCTTGAGATATGGTTTCTCTTGATGATAGCACAGAATGAACATTTCAGTATCCTGAGTGTTAGGATCCTCCAATTgatgtgatttatttttattttttttttctcatggcgGTCCAAGAATGGCTGGCCAGAGGCAATGGATAGTCCAAATAGATGGCTAGACTGCCTGCATATCTGAAATCACTAGGGTGCATTTAAAGTTTAAATAGATTCAATTCATTAAGTCTATCATGGGCCatccttcagttagaccatagatcatcgtcttttcttactatctccttccacatccttttgggccttccccttgcccttttagagccttcaacttatacGAACTCACTCTTAACCGGCacggttcttggtctccgttacacatgaccaaaccatctaagtctacttttcctcgctttattacctattggtgctgctcctaagttccctcagATGTATTCATTTATAATTCTATCATTTCTCATCtcaccactcatccatctcaacatccgcATTTCAtttacactcatcctatgaacatattgttccttaactgcctaCATTTTTTCTTGAAGAGAATTCGAACATCCATATTCTTTAGCCTGAGATTTTGAGTCTCTGACGTCTACCATTTTTTGTTACCCAGTGTTTACTGTGGTCATGATAACTGGTACACTACAGGTGCGTCTTTCCTAGTCCTCTTGTACTAGGGAAATGCCCTCTCAATGCCATAGAGCATTACTGGTCTTATAACTACCCTCtaaaattttactatttagtttgagtggtacatgtcaatctcatcaaactccaaaggcacatctccatttcttccacctagcttgaattctatgggcaatatccttctcaatctctccactcataaattattgacccaaggtatcaaAAGCGGTCTTTTTTGGGGAAActacttggtcaacaatcttaactaatttctCACTTTGACTCCTATTGTTATTAAAATTGCACTTCATATACTCTGTTTTTGTCTgactaattttattttaaatcctGTTGATTCTAAAACACCTTCCATTATCTAGGTTTATGCTTACGCGATATGCTTGTGCATTAAAACGCAGTGTCAGGATGAGGAATTATAGGGTCTTGTACATTAGGAAATGTATGGTTTGCTGACGTGCAGGATGCATGCATGTACTACCgttttttcatgattcaaaatatggtgaatggaaaaaaaatcagctaCAGTCCATGTTCAACGGAAAAGCCTACTAAATGTTAGGGCCTTTTAGATAGACGCCTAAACATGAGTTCATCTCGATTATGCATTAGAGATAATTTCTTTTTTTGGTAACGATTAAAAATGATAttgataaccaacaatcatgatctcaaatgcataattatgattaactaaaatgagatgaactcatttttacgcatctaccaaacaggccatTAGTATTTCTTACATCTACAGTGAGGCTCATTAGATCAACAGTATGGATCACAGACCACATTCCACTTGTATAGAATCCTAAAAATCAGCAGACTCTTTGTTTGATACTGCACAGAACCTTATAATTCTTTATTCAAGTGAATGTGGTGCTTTCTTAAAGGaatctttttatttctttttttgaaaggtgaaaattTATTAGGTAGAAGCCAAACGAGAAACAAAGACTCGATAGACTctacaaagaaaagaaagagaaaagaaaagaaagaagaagaagaagaagaagaaaagactaAAACTAAAGATACAACAATCCAGTGCCCAAGCTGGGACCACCCGGAAGAAAACCTAGAAAGAGAGACAAACCCCTAGACCCCTAAGACTAAGCAATCTTATCATAGGGTCTGATTAATTAAAATTAGAGGACCCGCATATccagtatattttattttatttatttattctatttaAATTGTATATTCAATCTTGGACATGTCAAATCGATCTCTGGTTGTTGATAAGTAAATTGTGTTTCTAATGTTAATTCTTGCTTTTTGTTGGCATTTAATATTTATTGAAGAGAAAAAGCAAAAGGGTGGTGAATTCTTATCCATTCAATGTTTTCCTCAGGTAGAGACTGGATGAGAGGCATATTTAGTGTTAGTTGGATTGAATTAGCCAGAAGGATTTATTTATCAGCAAGTTGCCACATATTTTTTTGCTGACATATGGTTGTCTCTGTTTATAGTGATGCGCTGAGTTTGTAGTCAGTATTATAGTACATGCACAAGCACTGTTGTGGTTATTCATTTGCTTGGATTGATTGCTTGGTTGGACTTGAACAAACCTGTTATTTCTCTCTTGCATGTACTTGCTCTGATATTGTTTTAACGAGGCCTATCAGGCAGTGAACTGCTCCAAACAAGTGTCAGATTAACGTGCAGCTTTTCTATCTAACATTGCCACTGTTGGCCAGTAACTTATTTGTCAAGGACCTTCAGTTGAGTTCCTTGGTTAAACACCGTCGTTACTGTCTTTAGTGCATTTCTGAAATGGAGCCTCATAGAAGCCTATAGTATATCATAATATCTGCTGATGGACAGttgatttttagatttatttttatttttttcttcttcttcttttggaagTTATGTTCTGTATTTTCTTCCTGCCTTTGAGTGATTTAAAGCTTTGGGTCAAGCAAACAGGTCTTATGCGATCTGGAGTCCGGAAAGGAGTTCATATTGTGCGAATACAACAGAGATGCTGATTCATATAGGTAAGTAGGCAAACcaataatagttttttttttgttttttttttttattattttttttttttaaaggcaagcAAAGCTATCAAATAATGCTTATGCATGGATTTCTTTTATAGGTAATCATAAAAATGCATTGTACTTAGAAATCATGTTTCagatattggatatttttcactGCCCATTCACTATTTTGTTATATTCAGAACAGAATGTTGCAAGATCGATCTTTGATTTACCATTTTAACTTTGTAGGTCACCTTGGTCCAATAAATACCACCCACCTTTAGAAGATGGACTCCTCCCATCAAATGCCTTGAGGAAACTTGAAGTTGAAGCAAATGACATCTTTTCAGTTTATCGTGACCAGTGAGGTCCTTAACTTCACTCATAATTGATTGCATTCATATTCATTTAGATGCCACACACAAGCACACGCATGCATGTCCACATGACTGTATTCTCCTTTTACTCTTTATATATTACAGTAGGCTTAATTGTTTGTCTGTGATGACATTCACCTAATGAGCTGGCAAGTAATGGCAGTTTGCAGAAAATGAAAGAAACCATTCTCTGTTTCTGAAGAAGTAATAGCAACTCTTTTGCACAACTGCATTGGTAGGTATTATGAAGGGGGGATTTCGTCAGTATACATGTGGGAAGATGATAATGAAGGCTTTGTGGCTTGCTTCTTAATAAAGAAAGGTCAGTTTTCAATTAAGAATGCATATTTTTTGTCACCAAAAATATTATATGATTGCACTGATTTGTGATGGTTGTTGGGGATGAAGACGGCTCAAAGACAGGGCATGGCCGGAGAGGTTATTTGCAAGAAGGTGCATGGGATGCTATTCATGTTATCGAAGTAAGATCTATTTGTTAGATGATATAATGTGATTAAGTAATAGAATAGTTTTTTGGCATTCATTTGT
This window encodes:
- the LOC131242153 gene encoding probable F-actin-capping protein subunit beta isoform X2, producing the protein MEAALDLMRRISPNHAETALSALLTLLPHHSSSLLSQVDQPLQVLCDLESGKEFILCEYNRDADSYRYYEGGISSVYMWEDDNEGFVACFLIKKDGSKTGHGRRGYLQEGAWDAIHVIEVGPEEEGTAHYCLTSTVMLSLTTNDKSSGTFNLSGSIRRQMNLDLSVVEGHLCNMGRMIEEMESKLRNSLDQVYFGKTKEMVCTLRPPHEIVQPRMPDC
- the LOC131242153 gene encoding probable F-actin-capping protein subunit beta isoform X1, yielding MEAALDLMRRISPNHAETALSALLTLLPHHSSSLLSQVDQPLQVLCDLESGKEFILCEYNRDADSYRSPWSNKYHPPLEDGLLPSNALRKLEVEANDIFSVYRDQYYEGGISSVYMWEDDNEGFVACFLIKKDGSKTGHGRRGYLQEGAWDAIHVIEVGPEEEGTAHYCLTSTVMLSLTTNDKSSGTFNLSGSIRRQMNLDLSVVEGHLCNMGRMIEEMESKLRNSLDQVYFGKTKEMVCTLRPPHEIVQPRMPDC